In the Methanothermobacter marburgensis str. Marburg genome, GCAATGAGGGAAATGGAACTCATGAGGAAGAGGATAATCTCAGACTTCTACAACTTCATCCTCAATGCAATGCCCTCACCAGATGCCGATAGGGATGAAATCAGGGAATTGCTATCAAGGATATTCAGGGATAGGATCATATCTGAACTTAAACCTGGATTTGAATCATCTATGGGGGAATCCCCCTACGAGGACCCGCTTGAGGCATACCTTGCATGGGTTGCAGATGTATTTGAGAACTTCACTATCAGGGTGGGCTTTCTTGAGGATGATGAGAATGTCTACGTTGAATTCGAGAACTGCCCATGGATTGATGATGCAGGGAAGAACCCTGGATTCTGCCTCAACTGTGAGGCCATTCTCAAGCTGAGCTGGGACTGGAGTGGACTTCCTGGTGATTTCAGGGCACTTGATCACATTGCTGATGGATCAGAGAGGTGCCTCTTCAGGTTCAGCGTGAAGTAATCGTTTCACTGGACTCGAAAACCATATACCCCACACAAACCTTTCAAAGGTTCAGCGTTAAATAATCTTTTCAGTGGTCTGGAATGAGGAGAACGGGTATCGCAAACCTACCCCTCCATGGGGGTCATCCACCTGCCTGGCTCATGAGGAGGATGGTCAAACTCTCAGGTGCCATAGCTGAGGTTATAATTGAGGAGTACGGGACCTCTGAGTTCATATCGAGGATCTCGGACCCCTTCTGGTTTCAGGCCTTCTCCTGCACCATCGGATTTGACTGGCACTCATCAGGGACAACAACAACTACTTGCGGGGCCCTAAAATCTGCACTTGACCCTGAAAGGCATGGTATACTGGTTGCAGGTGGTAAGGGAAGGACGTCCCGCAGGACACCGGGGGAACTTGAGGCTGCAGGGAAACTCTTTGACCTGGATTCCTCGCAACTGGTTTATTCCAGCAGGATAGCTGCCAGGGTGGATGGTAACTGTATACAGGACGGTTTCAGCCTCTACCAGCACACCTTCCTTGTTGACGCCGATGGTGAGTGGGCTGTTGTACAGCAGGGACTCAACCCTGATGGAGGATATGCCAGGAGGTACCACTGGCTTGGTTCAGGGGTTGGGGATTATGTTGACTCACCCCACAGTGGGATATCATCGGATAGGACCATGGGGAAGGTCCTTGACATGACCTCACCCACAAGCAGCGGCGCCCGTGAAGTTAGTGTTGACATCGTCTGCGATGACCCCTCACACCTCAGGGGTTACCTAACAGGACAGCGGACACTCTTTGACTTCAATGTACTTGACATGCCAGGACACCATGAGGTTCTACCTGTGGACCTCACAGAGAGGGACATGGCTGTCCTTGAAAGGGCATATGAGATCCAGCCTGGAAACTATGAGGAACTTGTCATGATTGATGGCCTCGGGGCCAAAAAGATCAGGGCCCTGGCCCTTGTTGCTGACCTCGTATACGGTGAGGAGGTAAGCTGGAGGGATCCTGTGAAATACAGCTATGCACATGGCGGCAAGGACGGATACCCCTACCCCGTGGATAGGGATACATATGACAGCACAGTGAATTATCTTAAGGGTGCTCTTGAGGAGGCTAGAATTGACAGAAGGGATCGCCTTAGGGCACTTGAGTCACTTGAAAGATTCTTGAGGGTTTAGTTTTTTTCATTTTCAGGGTTTAGGTTTTGATGTTCGTCTTCTCAGTAAGTTTTAAGTTTTACTCCAGAAAGATTATATTATTCACTGTTATGACCTATGAGGTGATGGTTTGGTTCAGCGAGTTCTTGTGATTTCAAACATGTATCCAGGTAAGGAAAATGTATCCTTCGGTAGTTTCATCAGGGTCCACGTGGATGCATTCAAACGTTACACGGATGTTGAACAGTTCGTTGTTGCAAACACAGATCAGAGGAAGGGTAAGGGTAGGCTGATATGCAAGTACAGCTCCCTGCTGATTAGATCCATATGGTCTTCCATTTCAAAGAGGTTCGATGTGATCCATGCACATTATGCCTTCCCCACTGGCTTCATAGGGTTAATATGTCACTGGATAACCAGAAAACCCCTGGTCATAACTGTCCACGGCGGCGATATTAACAATCTTGCAAAAAGGAATCGTCTTCTCTTTAAGATCACGGCTTTTGTCCTCAGAAGGGCAGCTGCAGTTATAGCTGTAAGCACGGACATAAGGAATAAACTCGTGACAGAATTCAACGTTGATAAGGATAGGGTTCATATAATAAATATGGGGGTCAACAGAGAAATTTTCCGGCCAATGGAGAAGAGTGAAACCCGCGAAAAACTTGGTCTAAATAATGATAAAAGGATAATCCTGTTTGTTGGTAACATTATACCCCGAAAGGGGGTTCTGTATCTCCTTGAAGCCATGAGGAACGTTGATGCGGGTGATGTTCAGTGCATAGTTCTGGGGGCCCCTGTGGATACAGGATACATGAATAGGCTTACAGAAATCGCTGATTCACTGGATGCTGATGTGAGGTTCATGGAACCTGTGCCATACGAGGAGGTCGCCCTCTGGATGAACGCGGCTGATATTTTTGTTCTACCCTCCCTTGAGGAACCCTTTGGTCTTGTGGCCCTTGAAGCCCTTGCCTGTGGAACCCCAACCATTGCAACATTGGTTGGAGGTCTCAGGGAATTTGTAAGGGACTCTGAGACAGGCTACAGTGTACCGCCCATGGATTCTGCTGCAATTGCAGAGAAGATAAACCATATCCTTGACCCTGATAACAGAGAGGAGGTTGAGGCGATCAGAGAGAGGGGCCTTGCAGTGGCAGATTCCTTCAGCACAGAGAAGCAGGTGAGGCGGATACTTGAAGTTTACAGGGAGGTTTCATAGATCTCCCTCTGATAATTTATATCAGGTTATTTCATTCTGAAATTAGTGATATGTTTGTTTTTTAGCTGTCTTCTTTGTTTTTGTGTGATTCTATCCTGAAGATCTTTCGCTGCCATATTCACAGGAATTTAAAGAGAAAAATTTTTATTACTTTTCCGGATTTCATATGCTTATAAGTAATACTTGGATTTTTTTAGTAATTATTAAATACCCTGCTGAGATACACCCAGATGGTGATAGGTTGGATACAGCATACTTTCCGTTTACAGCAATCACAGGCCAGGAGATGCTGAAGGAGGCCCTCGTCCTCAACGCAGTAAACCCTGCAATAGGAGGCGTCCTGATACGGGGGATAAGGGTACAGGAAAGTCAACTGCAGTAAGGGCCCTGAGTGACATTCTTCCTGAAGAAACATCGTGGATGGCTGCAGGTTCGGATGTGACCCTGATGGATCTGAACTATGATGGAGTGCCAGAAAAAACAAGATGCATGGGAAGCTTCAGGTGAGGTCCGCGAAAATGGAGGTTGTCGACCTTCCTGTTTCGGCAACAGAGGACATGGTGGTGGGAACCCTTGATATAAGGAGGGCGCTCCATGAGGGAATAAAGGCCCTTGAGCCAGGATTACTTGCAAGGGCCAATGGAAACATCCTCTACATCGACGAGGTCAACCTCCTCGATGACCATGTGGTCAACGTTTTACTTGACGCAGCAGCCATGGGTGTGAACATAGTTGAACGTGAGGGCATATCTGTGAGACACCCCTCAAGGTTCATACTTGCAGGTACCATGAACCTCGAGGACCTCAGGCCCCAGATAATTGACAGGTTCGGTTTAAGTGTGGATGTGGAGGCCCTCACTGACCCAATGAGAGGATAAATGTCATAAAGCAGGCACTTGATTTCCAGAGGACCCTGAGGACAACCACATCCTGAAGCACAACCTTGAGGACGGAACTGTGAAGGTTCCCGCAAGGATATTTGGACCGGTGCCATTGGAGTATGCAAGCACACTAACCCGAAATCATCGATGACGGAAGCTGGAACTCTGAGGATGAACTTGCATCCACCTACATGGAGGAGATGTGTTACGCCCACCTTCCTGGCGGTGTCAGGAAGGCCGGGATGAGTTCAGGAGGAACCTCCAGAGGTGGAGGTGGTGGCCCAGGAGAGGGACAACGTGGAGTACGAGGTGACCGACCTCGACCACTACTATGAATTCATGGGTGGCCTCACATCATCCATAAGGAGCCTTGGGGGTTCATGCAGCGTGAGGGTTGTGGACTCAACTGAGGACGAGCTCTACGTTGAGGGCCTTGAGGACGTCATAGGGAGGGCCGTAAGGTGCAGGATCCTCAACCCCCGCTGGCTTTACGGATGCTGGCCCATGATTATCACGGGGCAAAGAACATCAAGAACCGTGTGGAGCACCTCCTGGGCTTCTCAGCCACAACAGGGGCCGTGGAGAACGGGTATATGATGATGTTGCAGAGACACTGATACTTGACGATGAAATGAGGAGAAGGATCACAGAGAACAACCCCTTTGCAGCGGTTCGGATGGGTGAGACACTCCTTGAAACGGCTGAGAGGGGCTACTGGGACGCACCGGATGAGGTGATTGAGAGGATAGGGGAGATGGTTCTCAACATTGAATATGAACTTGAGTAATGGGTTCATATACGGATTCAGTCAATATTACCGGGAAAGAAGAAGAACATTCATTGAAGTACCCTTTTTTCTTTAACATAGAAGGTTTAATATACCAAGAAAAGCAATATATATATACATGCCATCTGCCCTTGTCGTTGAGGATGAGGCAGTAACCGCACTTGAACTTGTAAGGCTTCTTGAATCATGGGGATATGATGCGGTTTCTGTGAGTACCGGGGAGGAAGCCATTGAAACCGCCCTCAAGATGAAACCCGACATCATCCTCATGGACATAGTCCTCCAGTCAGAGGTTGATGGAGTAAGGGCCGCAAGCGCCATAAAAAGGGTCATTGATGTACCCGTGGTGTTCCTCACAGCATATTCCAGCCGGAAGATATTCAAGAGGGCATCTGAGGTTGAGCCGGACGCCTATCTCCTGAAGCCCTTCAATTCAAGGGAACTTGCATACGCCCTTGAACTCGCCCTGTACAAGAACAAGATGCAGAAACTCCTCTCCCATGCCAACAGAAGGTATCAGCAGATACTGGACACAACAGGTGAGGGAGTCTGTATATTCAGTTCAGACGGAATTATACAGTACTGTAATAGGAGGATGGCTGACTTTTTATCCTGCAGACGCGGGGACATTACGGGAAAAAGCATCTTTGATTTTGTCCACCCCGGAGACAGGAAAACAATGGAGCGTATTTTTGATTCCTGCCGTAAGGGTGCATCAGGGGAGCGTGAGATCCGCTTCAGGGCAGCTGATGGTACCACTAAATGGATGATCCTCTCAGGCCACCCCATAACTGAGTTGTCCCAGTTCAAGGGCGGCTTCTGCATGTTCAGGGATGTAACAGAGCAGAAGATGGTTGAGAGGCGCCTTAGAAAGACAAATAGATGCCTGGAACTTCTAAGCAGAATTAACCTTAAGGCAGCGGTTTCAACCGATCCGTCTGAACTCATGAAAGGTATATGCAAACTCCTGGTTGATGAGGGATACTCCCATGCATCATTCAGGACACCTGACGGTGTTACTGAAGGTGAGGGCCCAATACCTGATGTCAATCTGAGGGAAGGCATCCACAAAGGGAAGGGCGGGTCAACCGCGGTCATCCAGCTGGAGAACTGCAAAAAACCATTCTACCTCGTGGTTTCAGCGATGAGGAAAATCGATGAGGCGGAGATGAAATTCCTTAGGGAAATTGCCTCAAGCACAGCAGAGACCCTAAGGAGAATCACCTCAGAAAGTGAACTTGATTCCATCTCATCCAGATACCGTGAAATCTTCGAGAATGCAGGGGACGCCATATTCCTCACGAAGGACAAAAAAATAATTGAATGTAACAGAACCGCCCTGGAACTCTTCAGGGCTAGCGAGGACGAAATAAAGGGTAAAACCCCCTGGGAACTCTCACCTGAGTACCAGAAGGATGGGAAGTCCTCAGAATTGGCCCAGGCCATTATTGAAAGGGCAATGTCCGGTGAGAGGTGTGAATTCGACTGGCTCCACAGGAAAATCACAGGTGAGGTTTTCCCCACAAGGGTTACCGTCAGCAGGTCAGGGGACCTTGTGATGGGCATAGTCAGGGACA is a window encoding:
- a CDS encoding glycosyltransferase family 4 protein; this translates as MVQRVLVISNMYPGKENVSFGSFIRVHVDAFKRYTDVEQFVVANTDQRKGKGRLICKYSSLLIRSIWSSISKRFDVIHAHYAFPTGFIGLICHWITRKPLVITVHGGDINNLAKRNRLLFKITAFVLRRAAAVIAVSTDIRNKLVTEFNVDKDRVHIINMGVNREIFRPMEKSETREKLGLNNDKRIILFVGNIIPRKGVLYLLEAMRNVDAGDVQCIVLGAPVDTGYMNRLTEIADSLDADVRFMEPVPYEEVALWMNAADIFVLPSLEEPFGLVALEALACGTPTIATLVGGLREFVRDSETGYSVPPMDSAAIAEKINHILDPDNREEVEAIRERGLAVADSFSTEKQVRRILEVYREVS
- a CDS encoding ATP-binding protein; translation: MRSAKMEVVDLPVSATEDMVVGTLDIRRALHEGIKALEPGLLARANGNILYIDEVNLLDDHVVNVLLDAAAMGVNIVEREGISVRHPSRFILAGTMNLEDLRPQIIDRFGLSVDVEALTDPMRG
- a CDS encoding DUF763 domain-containing protein; translated protein: MRRTGIANLPLHGGHPPAWLMRRMVKLSGAIAEVIIEEYGTSEFISRISDPFWFQAFSCTIGFDWHSSGTTTTTCGALKSALDPERHGILVAGGKGRTSRRTPGELEAAGKLFDLDSSQLVYSSRIAARVDGNCIQDGFSLYQHTFLVDADGEWAVVQQGLNPDGGYARRYHWLGSGVGDYVDSPHSGISSDRTMGKVLDMTSPTSSGAREVSVDIVCDDPSHLRGYLTGQRTLFDFNVLDMPGHHEVLPVDLTERDMAVLERAYEIQPGNYEELVMIDGLGAKKIRALALVADLVYGEEVSWRDPVKYSYAHGGKDGYPYPVDRDTYDSTVNYLKGALEEARIDRRDRLRALESLERFLRV
- a CDS encoding methanogen output domain 1-containing protein, whose amino-acid sequence is MARILVVEDEAIVAMGIRHKLETMGHEVVDTVSTGRDAIRASKIHEPDLVLMDIVLKGEMDGIEAAKEIRDRFNIPIIYLTAYADEEMLARAKITEPYGYIVKPFKSSELNANIEMAIYRHRSAMREMELMRKRIISDFYNFILNAMPSPDADRDEIRELLSRIFRDRIISELKPGFESSMGESPYEDPLEAYLAWVADVFENFTIRVGFLEDDENVYVEFENCPWIDDAGKNPGFCLNCEAILKLSWDWSGLPGDFRALDHIADGSERCLFRFSVK